Proteins from one Chroococcidiopsis sp. CCMEE 29 genomic window:
- the cas12k gene encoding type V CRISPR-associated protein Cas12k (Type V-K CRISPR systems have also been known as with the large Cas12k protein, has also been known as type V-U5, and Cas12k as C2c5.) — MADLNTPLINELLAQMAQHPEFETWRKNGKLPAGIVKQLCQPLKADPRFIGQPGRFYTSAIAVVEYIYKSWFKLQQRLEQKLKGQTRWLEMLKSDEELIAESNTSIEVIRSNAAQLLSSLSSQEGSVAGKLWKVYNDTDDILTRCVICYLLRFE, encoded by the coding sequence ATGGCAGACCTGAACACGCCCTTAATTAACGAATTACTAGCGCAAATGGCTCAACATCCTGAGTTTGAAACTTGGAGAAAAAATGGCAAACTTCCGGCTGGAATAGTCAAACAGCTATGTCAACCTCTCAAAGCTGACCCCCGCTTCATCGGTCAACCAGGGCGGTTTTATACAAGTGCGATCGCTGTTGTTGAGTACATCTACAAGTCCTGGTTTAAACTTCAGCAACGACTAGAGCAAAAACTAAAAGGGCAAACTCGTTGGCTAGAAATGCTCAAAAGTGATGAAGAGTTAATTGCAGAAAGTAACACTTCTATTGAGGTAATTCGCAGCAATGCCGCCCAACTTCTCAGTTCCCTATCCTCCCAAGAAGGTAGTGTTGCTGGCAAACTTTGGAAAGTATATAACGACACAGACGATATCCTTACTCGCTGCGTCATCTGCTACTTACTCAGATTTGAATGA
- a CDS encoding MerR family transcriptional regulator: MSETFFSSKEAAEITGCSLRQLQYWREKGVVVPPISATGTGRSIYYSRSELTELAVMEYWLSVGLSFEAAARALQALKQKAPDFSNPEMKLRFMLVWDRKEKDLRLEEFEREEAIASLDKGHPVIPIWLDRIHQQLQQRLKA, encoded by the coding sequence ATGTCAGAAACATTTTTTAGCAGTAAGGAAGCAGCTGAGATTACAGGCTGTAGTTTGCGCCAGTTGCAGTATTGGCGGGAAAAGGGTGTTGTTGTGCCTCCGATTAGTGCCACTGGAACGGGACGGAGTATTTATTACTCTCGTTCTGAGTTGACAGAGTTGGCAGTAATGGAATACTGGCTATCGGTGGGATTAAGTTTTGAGGCGGCGGCTAGGGCGTTGCAGGCTTTGAAGCAGAAAGCACCGGATTTTTCCAATCCAGAGATGAAGTTGCGGTTTATGTTGGTTTGGGATAGGAAGGAAAAGGATTTGAGGTTGGAGGAGTTTGAAAGGGAAGAGGCGATCGCATCTCTAGATAAAGGCCATCCTGTAATTCCGATATGGTTAGATCGAATTCATCAGCAACTACAGCAAAGATTAAAAGCTTAA
- a CDS encoding DUF29 domain-containing protein, with product MAQKTSKTMYEKDFALWIEDTVNKLKARNTEELDWENLIEEVESLGARDRRELESRLTTLFEHALKQCYVPLSDCYRGWEVTISRTQQELNRILRDSPSLRNYFLQVSDECYQNALKNMRKEYDAEFPNNYLFTRDVDSLLTEEFWRL from the coding sequence ATGGCACAAAAAACCTCTAAAACAATGTATGAAAAAGATTTTGCTCTTTGGATTGAGGATACTGTAAATAAGTTAAAGGCAAGAAATACGGAGGAATTGGATTGGGAGAATTTGATTGAGGAGGTTGAATCTTTGGGAGCGAGAGATAGACGGGAATTAGAGAGTCGGTTAACGACTTTATTTGAACACGCTTTGAAACAGTGTTATGTTCCTTTATCTGATTGTTATCGAGGTTGGGAGGTAACTATTTCTCGAACTCAACAAGAGTTAAACCGAATTCTTAGAGATTCTCCGAGTCTGCGAAATTATTTTTTGCAAGTGAGTGATGAATGTTATCAGAATGCGTTGAAAAATATGCGTAAGGAGTATGATGCAGAATTTCCAAATAATTATCTATTTACTAGGGATGTGGATAGTTTGCTAACTGAAGAATTTTGGAGACTATAA
- a CDS encoding DUF29 family protein, whose amino-acid sequence MKQTQLKTLYDRDFALWVEDTVNKLKARNTEELDWENLIEKVESLGISQRRAVRRGACHLCNEQKCLKELDC is encoded by the coding sequence ATGAAACAAACACAATTAAAAACTCTCTATGATCGAGATTTTGCTCTCTGGGTTGAGGATACTGTGAATAAGTTAAAGGCAAGAAATACGGAGGAATTGGATTGGGAGAATTTGATTGAGAAAGTTGAATCTTTGGGGATAAGCCAGCGTAGGGCAGTAAGGAGGGGAGCATGTCACCTTTGCAATGAGCAGAAATGCTTAAAGGAGCTGGATTGCTAG
- a CDS encoding alpha/beta hydrolase yields MVEILFVHGALVRDGAWWWQRVAERIHKRTGTVSRAVELPSCGEGAMLGAAGLLDDARALRAALDDVDEAVVVGHSYGGTVIAEGADHPATRHLVYITSYLPDVGQSQADIMSGEQDPVGLAPGDDGTVRIAGYTASSFGDRFLQDLTDEETRAEAWDRLTAQSVGAFGTPTTRAAWRGRPSTYLVCTEDRSTSLALQRFHAGRATRSIDLAAGHHPFLSRPDLVAEELIRVLRTD; encoded by the coding sequence ATGGTGGAGATCCTGTTTGTGCACGGCGCACTCGTCCGGGATGGCGCATGGTGGTGGCAGCGGGTCGCCGAGCGAATCCATAAGCGAACCGGCACGGTGAGCCGGGCGGTCGAGCTGCCGTCCTGCGGCGAGGGCGCCATGCTTGGCGCCGCCGGCCTGCTCGACGATGCTCGGGCGCTGCGCGCCGCACTCGATGACGTGGACGAGGCCGTCGTCGTCGGGCACTCCTACGGCGGCACGGTCATCGCGGAGGGCGCCGACCACCCTGCCACTCGCCACCTGGTGTACATCACCTCGTACCTGCCGGACGTGGGGCAGTCGCAGGCCGACATCATGAGCGGTGAGCAGGACCCAGTCGGGCTTGCGCCGGGCGACGACGGCACAGTCCGGATCGCCGGCTACACCGCCTCGTCGTTCGGCGACCGCTTCTTGCAGGACCTGACAGACGAAGAGACCCGAGCCGAGGCGTGGGACCGTCTCACCGCGCAATCGGTAGGCGCCTTCGGGACGCCGACGACCCGAGCGGCGTGGCGGGGCAGGCCCTCGACGTACCTCGTCTGCACGGAGGACCGCAGCACCTCCCTCGCCCTGCAGCGCTTCCACGCCGGCCGGGCCACCCGCTCGATTGACCTTGCCGCCGGCCACCACCCGTTTCTGTCCCGCCCCGACCTCGTGGCCGAAGAGCTCATCCGAGTGCTACGCACCGATTGA
- a CDS encoding ISKra4 family transposase (programmed frameshift): MTPEQEQALKEHLQAIAKILYDESDPATMQTLEGIEMTLRQQFQTHVSPEIGKFFIQTITGTQVGKSRSLKSTLGALEITTKQAEKLEVLPSRQLSPHLENCCMRLSATGSYEQAEQDVAYLTGIRVPAKTQQRLVHRQTFQLPDVEQPIEELSVDGGKVRLRTPLGQECGWRDYKAIATDQGMLANFQNNAQLIDWVNEQPLAQPVVCLGDGHDGIWNIISQIASAGQRREILDWYHLVENLHKVGGSIKRLHQAEALLWQGQVEAAMALFSNCQRKQAKNFCQYLRNHHHRIVNYKYFQAEGLYSIGSGAVESAIKQIGRRVQLSGAQWNRENVPQVLAHRCAYLNGLIGSLLPNP, translated from the exons ATGACTCCAGAACAAGAACAAGCACTCAAAGAACATCTCCAAGCGATTGCCAAAATTCTCTACGACGAGAGTGACCCCGCTACAATGCAAACGTTAGAAGGGATTGAAATGACACTGCGGCAGCAGTTCCAAACTCATGTCAGCCCAGAGATCGGGA AATTTTTTATCCAAACGATTACAGGAACACAAGTGGGCAAATCCAGGAGCCTAAAAAGCACGTTAGGAGCATTAGAAATAACCACCAAACAGGCAGAAAAACTAGAGGTGCTGCCCTCTCGTCAGTTAAGCCCTCATTTGGAGAATTGCTGTATGCGTCTGAGTGCGACGGGGTCTTATGAGCAAGCAGAACAGGATGTTGCTTACCTCACAGGCATCCGGGTTCCAGCTAAAACACAACAGCGCTTGGTGCATCGACAGACCTTCCAGTTGCCGGATGTCGAGCAACCGATTGAAGAGTTGAGTGTTGATGGAGGCAAAGTTAGATTGAGAACTCCTTTAGGCCAGGAATGTGGATGGAGAGATTACAAAGCCATAGCCACAGATCAAGGAATGTTAGCCAATTTTCAAAACAATGCTCAATTGATTGATTGGGTGAATGAGCAACCCCTGGCTCAACCTGTGGTTTGTTTAGGGGATGGTCATGATGGGATCTGGAATATCATCAGCCAAATTGCGAGTGCTGGGCAACGACGAGAGATTTTAGACTGGTATCATCTAGTGGAAAATCTTCACAAGGTTGGCGGGTCAATCAAACGCCTGCATCAAGCAGAGGCGTTGCTCTGGCAAGGTCAGGTTGAGGCAGCAATGGCGTTGTTTAGCAACTGTCAACGAAAACAGGCGAAGAACTTTTGTCAGTATCTGCGTAACCATCACCATCGCATTGTTAATTACAAGTATTTTCAGGCGGAAGGGTTGTACTCGATTGGTTCAGGTGCAGTTGAGTCTGCCATCAAACAGATTGGTCGGCGAGTGCAGCTTTCAGGTGCACAATGGAATCGCGAAAATGTCCCTCAAGTATTAGCTCATCGCTGTGCTTATCTCAATGGGTTAATTGGTTCACTGTTACCCAATCCCTAA
- a CDS encoding alkaline phosphatase D family protein, with product MQRFDVKRLLSSSMRRRDFLIGAGVMTGLALASQWPRRVVAQPKFSAYPFSLGVASGDPLPESVILWTRLAPDPLNGGGMPQRDVPVQWQIATNDSMKHIIKRGTVRAIPELAHSVHVDVRGLEPGRWYWYQFKVGNEVSPVGRTRTAPALDARLNRLNFAFVTCQKWEDGFYSAYRRLAEEELDLVFHLGDYIYEYGIDATGGVRNVPLPEQFRQETQTLEQYRLRYALYKTDPDLQQAHALFPFVVTWDDHEVDNDYTDAISEKNDPVEHFLRRRAAAYQAYYEHQPLRRFSLPQGPNMRLYRRLNFGNLAQFNVLDTRQYRSDQPCGDGETPRCEAALDPAKTMTGDRQERWLLDGLKRSQTRWNIIAQQVLMAELDHKVGPGEIFWNDSWDGYPLARNRILSHIADRKIANPVVITGDWHSTFVNDLKLEFKDPNSPTVAAEFVTPSLTSNGDRVVYGPYYGPMIPENPHIKFFDGDKRGYFRVNLDHKRWQTDLRIVTTVSRPDAPVYTLASFVVEDGVPGVQRK from the coding sequence ATGCAACGGTTCGATGTGAAACGCTTGCTATCAAGTTCTATGCGGCGGCGGGATTTCTTGATTGGCGCTGGGGTAATGACCGGGTTAGCCCTTGCTAGTCAGTGGCCGCGTCGAGTCGTAGCACAGCCCAAATTCTCTGCCTATCCATTTAGTCTCGGTGTCGCTTCTGGCGATCCACTTCCTGAGAGCGTGATCCTGTGGACGCGGTTGGCTCCCGATCCGCTCAACGGTGGTGGGATGCCGCAGCGAGATGTCCCGGTCCAGTGGCAAATCGCCACCAATGACAGCATGAAACATATCATCAAGCGTGGAACAGTGCGGGCTATTCCAGAATTAGCCCATTCTGTTCATGTTGATGTTCGCGGACTGGAGCCTGGGCGTTGGTATTGGTATCAATTCAAGGTTGGCAATGAAGTTAGCCCCGTTGGTCGCACTCGTACTGCTCCAGCCCTTGATGCTCGCCTGAATCGTCTTAACTTTGCGTTCGTCACCTGTCAGAAGTGGGAAGACGGTTTCTATTCCGCCTACCGCCGCTTAGCTGAGGAGGAGCTGGATCTAGTCTTCCACCTAGGTGACTACATTTACGAGTACGGTATAGATGCCACAGGTGGCGTGCGTAACGTACCCTTACCCGAACAGTTCCGGCAGGAGACACAGACACTTGAGCAGTATCGCCTCCGGTACGCCCTTTACAAGACTGACCCGGACCTGCAACAGGCTCACGCCTTATTCCCCTTTGTAGTTACTTGGGACGACCATGAAGTAGACAACGACTACACTGATGCCATCTCCGAAAAAAACGATCCGGTCGAACATTTCCTTCGCCGTCGTGCGGCTGCATACCAAGCCTACTACGAACACCAGCCGCTACGTCGGTTCTCCCTGCCCCAAGGACCAAACATGCGCCTCTATCGGCGGCTGAATTTTGGTAATCTAGCCCAGTTCAATGTACTTGACACGCGCCAGTATCGTAGCGATCAGCCATGTGGCGACGGCGAGACACCCCGCTGCGAAGCGGCGCTGGACCCAGCAAAGACAATGACTGGCGATAGGCAAGAACGCTGGCTGCTCGACGGTCTCAAGCGTTCCCAGACGCGTTGGAACATAATTGCCCAGCAAGTGCTAATGGCAGAGCTAGATCATAAAGTTGGACCAGGCGAGATCTTTTGGAACGACTCTTGGGACGGGTATCCCCTTGCACGTAACCGGATCTTGAGTCACATTGCAGACCGTAAGATAGCTAACCCAGTTGTCATCACTGGTGACTGGCACTCTACATTTGTCAACGACCTCAAGCTAGAGTTTAAGGACCCAAACTCTCCAACTGTGGCAGCGGAGTTTGTCACCCCTTCGCTCACCAGCAACGGCGATCGGGTTGTGTATGGTCCCTATTATGGTCCGATGATCCCGGAGAACCCGCATATCAAGTTCTTCGATGGCGACAAGCGCGGTTACTTCCGAGTCAACCTCGACCACAAGCGCTGGCAGACCGACTTACGCATCGTTACAACTGTGAGTCGCCCGGACGCGCCTGTGTATACATTAGCCTCATTCGTCGTCGAGGATGGTGTCCCAGGCGTTCAACGTAAGTAG
- a CDS encoding WD40 repeat domain-containing protein has translation MELGLRILIQVVLEFAPVIAILVQKRKDSVDSLSTAKDVSFKEIQEFIQNFSGLIPASKSSGEFEQTKILQQQLAVYYRQTQFKLADKERETVLKSPEVHKILESWPLRLYPSQILETHTNKGRKPLKIFLAPPQIKFDKFAQANEEKYDIELMLAEGLREFLNKHYPLHSPVRPTELLAGAWESKRFHSESSIKALFGMLKSEPMLILESEVNGDYLNFRIAYWGFGQENYYYKTVCRLPYKQIIYKSAKSRALEWRTLREELLLLGESLDDINKIAGDNILNLAILEKAENWQDKGIDISKLSLQYHVNRQDFEQFCSSVIAIHCLVAGWVADAYHLIYHDVPPLLPELLPSLLKDTLDFQAVQAIATGYKQIYQALEDERRYWVPDLALQLAESLAHLPDRSCSQEQVYYSVEQWLQLRQVIVPPGSNPLEAMQLTLSVEDEEYLKHLKSCFFALGDSQSVTQVERNLSAIAKLKLKDQLEYATVDQTLTEHTDRITSVAISPDGQTLVSGSNDKTIKIWQLKTGKLIRSFKGDSGAISSVAISADGNFLVAGSHDTPKSNVKVWDLRAGNLIHTLLGHHKAVNCIAISPDAQILASASNKIKIWHLHKGDRLCTLWHSYTVNSAAISPDNSILVSGSSDSKIRLWNPLTGELLCTLTGHSDEVKSVAISPDGQTLTSGSADTSIKIWHLKTGKSLNTLTGHSAQVNSVAISPDGQTLISGSADTSIKIWCLNTAKLKHTLTGHLDAVNSVAISPDGQILVSGSADKTIKFWRVV, from the coding sequence ATGGAGCTGGGATTAAGAATACTAATTCAAGTAGTACTAGAGTTTGCCCCTGTCATTGCTATTTTAGTACAAAAACGAAAAGACTCCGTAGACAGCCTTTCTACAGCCAAAGACGTATCATTCAAAGAAATTCAAGAATTCATCCAAAATTTTAGCGGCTTAATTCCAGCTAGTAAATCGTCAGGGGAATTTGAACAAACCAAAATCTTGCAACAGCAATTAGCAGTTTATTACAGACAAACGCAATTTAAATTAGCAGATAAAGAGCGAGAAACGGTACTGAAATCGCCTGAAGTTCATAAGATACTTGAAAGCTGGCCATTAAGACTATATCCTTCCCAAATTCTTGAAACTCATACTAACAAGGGACGCAAACCATTAAAAATTTTTCTTGCCCCTCCTCAAATCAAGTTTGATAAATTTGCTCAGGCAAATGAGGAAAAATATGATATTGAATTGATGTTGGCTGAAGGATTACGAGAGTTTTTAAACAAACATTACCCTCTTCACAGTCCAGTTAGACCAACAGAGCTTCTAGCCGGAGCCTGGGAGAGTAAACGTTTTCATAGTGAATCTAGTATTAAGGCTTTGTTTGGAATGCTAAAATCAGAGCCGATGCTGATTTTAGAGTCAGAAGTTAATGGAGATTATCTAAATTTTAGAATTGCTTATTGGGGATTTGGACAAGAAAATTATTATTATAAAACTGTTTGCAGACTACCTTACAAACAAATTATCTATAAGTCAGCTAAGTCTAGAGCATTAGAGTGGAGAACTCTTAGAGAGGAACTATTATTATTAGGAGAAAGCTTAGATGATATTAATAAAATTGCTGGAGATAATATACTTAATTTAGCAATTTTAGAAAAGGCAGAAAATTGGCAAGACAAGGGAATTGATATTAGTAAGTTATCGCTGCAATATCACGTTAATCGTCAGGATTTTGAACAATTTTGCTCTTCCGTGATCGCAATTCATTGTTTGGTGGCAGGTTGGGTAGCAGATGCTTATCATCTAATTTATCACGACGTACCGCCACTACTACCAGAGTTACTGCCGAGTTTATTGAAGGATACGCTTGACTTCCAAGCGGTGCAAGCGATCGCAACAGGTTATAAACAAATTTACCAGGCTTTAGAGGATGAACGCCGTTATTGGGTACCTGATTTGGCTTTGCAACTAGCTGAAAGTTTAGCTCATTTACCCGATCGCTCTTGTTCGCAAGAACAAGTCTACTATTCTGTCGAGCAGTGGTTGCAATTGCGGCAAGTGATCGTTCCCCCAGGGAGTAATCCTTTAGAGGCGATGCAATTAACTTTGAGTGTAGAAGATGAAGAATATCTCAAACATTTAAAATCATGTTTTTTTGCCCTTGGAGATAGTCAAAGTGTTACCCAAGTAGAGAGGAATTTGAGTGCGATCGCCAAGCTCAAACTCAAAGATCAGCTAGAATATGCTACTGTCGATCAAACCTTAACCGAGCATACAGATCGAATTACCTCGGTTGCCATTAGTCCAGATGGACAAACTTTAGTTAGTGGCAGTAACGACAAAACTATCAAAATCTGGCAACTTAAAACAGGTAAACTGATTCGTAGCTTTAAAGGAGACTCTGGTGCAATTTCATCTGTTGCTATTAGTGCTGATGGCAATTTTCTCGTCGCTGGTAGCCATGACACCCCAAAAAGTAATGTTAAAGTCTGGGATTTAAGAGCTGGCAATCTCATTCACACCCTTTTAGGGCATCACAAGGCAGTTAACTGTATTGCGATTAGTCCAGATGCACAGATTCTTGCCAGTGCTAGTAACAAAATTAAAATTTGGCATTTGCACAAGGGCGATCGCCTTTGTACGCTTTGGCATTCCTATACAGTGAATTCTGCTGCTATTAGTCCAGATAACAGTATTCTTGTTAGTGGTAGTAGTGACAGCAAAATTAGATTATGGAACCCGCTAACCGGGGAATTACTTTGTACTCTAACAGGACATTCAGATGAAGTAAAATCCGTTGCCATTAGTCCGGATGGGCAAACTTTAACCAGCGGTAGTGCTGACACCAGCATCAAAATTTGGCATCTCAAAACAGGTAAATCTTTAAATACCTTAACTGGACATTCAGCACAGGTGAATTCTGTTGCCATCAGTCCAGATGGACAAACTTTAATCAGCGGTAGTGCTGACACCAGCATTAAAATTTGGTGTTTGAATACAGCCAAACTAAAACATACTTTGACTGGGCATTTAGATGCGGTTAATTCTGTAGCTATTAGCCCCGATGGACAAATTTTGGTTAGTGGTAGTGCGGATAAAACGATTAAATTTTGGCGGGTAGTTTAA
- a CDS encoding cation:proton antiporter, whose translation MADFGLNLETWWQALRQLLTPSVFSGPITDPVPVFLIIMAIMLVAPLLFERFKLPGIVGLILAGVVVGPNGLGMLERDSTIILLGTVGLLFLMFMAGLETSLDDLKYNADKATIFGLATFALPMVIGTAAMLLLGYGWLAAILVASCFASHTLLALPIVTKLGIMRMPAVTVTLGATLITNVLALLVLAIVVRAHQGSLTLGFWLFLIPALTIYTWGTLWGVPKVGRWFFRRFGHDEGAEFTFVVATLFVVSYAAELIDIEPIIGAFLAGIAITQLIPQLSPLMNRIQFVGNTLFVPFFLISVGMLINPRLVLSEPRSLLVAGVMIAAEIVSKLLAAWGPGKLFGFQFPSVMVMFGLSVAQAASTLAAITVAYQIQLVDQLTVNGIIAMILFTCIASPWITARWGQGMKSEVATPESGPQQSLGDRILVPVANPNTEDNLLQLALILAKTKQGTLLPLHILSDRQGPISATAKMQQNQLLAAAEMIAHATVTAVEPIGRVDDSVDKGILRAAQERNANLIVCGWKGYSTYRENFFGNVIDNVVRRATVPVLIARFANPIENTHRVFLAFTDSETSFAAFEPTVGLAQTLAMELKATMQLLQVQQKNSRRPSLDLEAVGLSSDVAIQRVRGNFVGKVSKMLNPDDLLILTAGTHPERLGMPALGVEPEAIARTHTDISMLVVHFPRQ comes from the coding sequence ATGGCAGATTTTGGGCTGAACCTGGAAACCTGGTGGCAAGCACTGAGGCAACTGTTGACACCTTCAGTGTTCTCTGGTCCCATTACCGATCCTGTACCAGTTTTCCTAATCATTATGGCAATTATGCTAGTGGCACCGCTGTTATTTGAGCGGTTTAAGCTACCAGGCATTGTCGGCTTAATCCTCGCTGGAGTGGTTGTGGGACCCAATGGATTAGGCATGCTAGAGCGAGATAGTACCATTATTCTGCTCGGGACAGTAGGCTTGCTCTTTCTCATGTTCATGGCGGGACTAGAGACTAGTCTCGACGATCTGAAATACAACGCCGATAAAGCAACGATTTTTGGGCTAGCCACTTTTGCTCTACCAATGGTAATCGGTACAGCCGCTATGCTGCTGTTGGGATATGGTTGGTTAGCTGCCATTTTGGTAGCTTCTTGTTTTGCCTCCCATACGTTGTTAGCACTGCCAATCGTTACCAAGCTGGGAATTATGAGGATGCCAGCAGTAACTGTTACCTTGGGAGCCACTTTAATTACCAATGTGTTAGCACTGCTGGTGTTAGCCATTGTAGTACGAGCGCACCAAGGTAGCCTTACTCTAGGTTTTTGGTTATTTCTGATTCCAGCTTTGACAATTTATACCTGGGGTACTTTATGGGGTGTGCCTAAAGTCGGTCGTTGGTTCTTCCGGCGTTTTGGTCATGACGAAGGGGCAGAGTTTACATTTGTAGTCGCTACTTTGTTTGTCGTGTCCTATGCTGCCGAGTTAATTGACATTGAACCGATTATTGGTGCCTTTTTAGCTGGGATTGCGATTACCCAGCTGATCCCCCAACTCAGTCCCTTGATGAATCGGATTCAGTTTGTTGGCAATACATTGTTTGTGCCATTTTTTCTGATTTCAGTGGGGATGTTGATTAATCCTCGGCTAGTGCTGAGTGAACCAAGATCCCTGTTAGTGGCAGGGGTGATGATTGCAGCGGAAATAGTTAGTAAGTTGCTCGCAGCTTGGGGTCCTGGCAAACTGTTTGGTTTCCAGTTCCCCAGCGTGATGGTGATGTTTGGTCTTTCCGTCGCCCAAGCAGCATCAACATTGGCGGCAATTACGGTAGCTTACCAAATTCAACTGGTCGATCAATTGACGGTCAATGGCATTATTGCCATGATTCTGTTTACTTGTATTGCTTCGCCTTGGATTACAGCCCGTTGGGGTCAAGGGATGAAGTCAGAGGTGGCAACTCCAGAAAGTGGTCCACAACAAAGTTTGGGTGATCGCATTTTAGTCCCCGTTGCTAACCCCAATACAGAAGATAATTTGCTGCAACTTGCCCTGATTTTGGCAAAAACAAAACAAGGCACCCTATTACCGTTACATATCTTGTCAGACAGGCAGGGACCGATCTCAGCAACAGCAAAGATGCAGCAAAACCAGTTGCTAGCGGCAGCAGAAATGATTGCTCATGCTACTGTCACCGCAGTTGAGCCAATTGGTAGAGTGGATGACTCGGTAGATAAGGGAATTTTACGAGCCGCGCAAGAGCGCAATGCTAATTTGATCGTTTGTGGTTGGAAAGGTTACTCCACCTATCGGGAGAACTTCTTCGGTAATGTGATTGATAATGTGGTGCGCCGAGCAACTGTGCCGGTATTAATCGCCCGCTTTGCTAATCCGATTGAGAATACGCACCGAGTATTTTTAGCGTTTACTGACAGCGAAACATCCTTTGCAGCGTTTGAACCCACAGTCGGACTGGCACAAACCCTGGCAATGGAACTCAAGGCAACAATGCAACTGCTGCAGGTACAACAGAAGAATTCCCGACGTCCCTCTCTCGATTTGGAAGCAGTAGGATTGAGTTCGGATGTGGCAATTCAGCGTGTGCGGGGCAACTTTGTTGGCAAAGTCTCGAAAATGTTGAACCCCGATGATTTACTGATATTAACTGCTGGGACGCATCCAGAGCGATTAGGGATGCCAGCTTTGGGCGTTGAACCCGAGGCGATCGCCCGCACTCACACAGATATTTCTATGCTTGTTGTTCACTTTCCGCGCCAGTAA
- a CDS encoding AI-2E family transporter has protein sequence MKFGQWIGFITLVLSLYILWQIRQLLLLLFTAVVLATALNQLVKQFQRLRLKRTLAVFVSLGILIGFLIGFFWLIVPPFVEQFRQLIALLPTGLARVQIWLNVLQERILGWYPNLQGIEGLLQQIQPLATQLLQRSVDIFSTSITAILQLLFVLVVTLMLLLNPLPYRQGFIRLFPSFYRKRVDEILARCELALGSWTIGALIEMVFIAALSGLGLWILQVPLVLAHAVLAGLLNFIPNIGPTLSVVLPMAIALLDAPWKVVAVLILYIVIQNIESYWLTPTVMAKQVELLPAVTLTSQIFFTSFFGALGLLMALPLTVVAKTWIEEALFNDVLDKWKAHS, from the coding sequence GTGAAATTTGGTCAATGGATAGGCTTTATCACTTTAGTTCTTTCACTATACATACTGTGGCAGATTCGGCAGCTGCTTTTGCTCTTGTTTACGGCAGTAGTATTGGCAACGGCATTAAATCAGCTTGTGAAACAATTCCAACGATTACGCCTCAAGCGCACTTTGGCTGTTTTCGTAAGTCTTGGTATCTTAATAGGGTTTTTAATTGGCTTTTTCTGGCTGATTGTGCCACCTTTCGTCGAGCAGTTTAGACAACTCATAGCGCTGCTACCAACCGGACTAGCACGAGTTCAAATTTGGCTCAACGTTTTGCAGGAGCGCATTTTGGGCTGGTACCCAAATTTACAGGGAATTGAGGGTTTACTTCAACAAATTCAACCACTGGCAACTCAGTTATTACAACGTTCTGTTGACATATTTTCTACTTCTATTACTGCTATTTTGCAATTGCTATTTGTGTTAGTTGTGACGCTCATGCTGTTGTTGAATCCCCTACCCTACCGACAAGGCTTCATCCGGCTGTTTCCCTCGTTCTACCGCAAACGTGTTGACGAAATTCTCGCGCGCTGTGAATTAGCTTTGGGAAGTTGGACAATTGGTGCCTTAATAGAAATGGTATTTATTGCAGCTTTGAGTGGGCTTGGTTTATGGATTTTGCAAGTACCTTTGGTGCTAGCTCATGCAGTTCTAGCAGGACTACTCAACTTTATTCCTAACATTGGACCAACATTAAGTGTAGTCCTACCAATGGCGATCGCTTTACTAGATGCTCCCTGGAAGGTAGTTGCAGTTTTAATTTTATATATTGTGATTCAAAACATTGAGAGCTATTGGTTAACTCCTACCGTGATGGCAAAACAGGTGGAGTTGCTACCTGCTGTCACCCTGACTTCTCAAATATTCTTTACTAGCTTTTTTGGAGCTTTGGGGTTATTAATGGCACTACCGCTGACGGTAGTTGCTAAGACTTGGATAGAAGAAGCGTTATTCAATGATGTTCTGGACAAGTGGAAGGCTCATTCATAA